Proteins from a genomic interval of Stenotrophomonas sp. 24(2023):
- the pyrF gene encoding orotidine-5'-phosphate decarboxylase yields MSRGPLPLRDDERLIFALDVPDSTQALAWVDRLGDSVSFYKIGMELLASGEYFQVLDALAARDKRVFVDLKFFDIPATAAAVIKRLSQWPVSYATIHGWHPAMMEACAAANGSDMRLLAVTVLTSMGRADLAQMGIDREPVDVVVERALAAQAAGIDGVIASGQEAGPIRAATGAGFSIVCPGIRPGGPVGDDQKRTVGVAQAFADGADAIVVGRPIRLAADPQAAARAIQQEIASALAAR; encoded by the coding sequence GTGAGCCGCGGGCCGCTGCCGCTGCGCGATGACGAGCGCCTGATCTTCGCGCTGGACGTGCCGGACAGCACGCAGGCGCTGGCCTGGGTCGACCGCCTGGGCGACAGCGTGTCCTTCTACAAGATCGGCATGGAACTGCTGGCTTCCGGCGAGTACTTCCAGGTGCTCGACGCGCTGGCCGCACGCGACAAGCGGGTATTCGTCGACCTGAAGTTCTTCGACATCCCGGCCACCGCTGCGGCCGTCATCAAGCGCCTGTCGCAGTGGCCGGTCAGCTACGCCACCATCCATGGCTGGCACCCGGCCATGATGGAGGCCTGCGCGGCGGCCAACGGCAGCGACATGCGCCTGCTGGCGGTGACGGTGCTGACCTCGATGGGGCGTGCCGATCTGGCGCAGATGGGCATCGACCGCGAGCCGGTGGACGTGGTGGTCGAGCGTGCGCTGGCCGCCCAGGCCGCTGGCATCGACGGGGTGATCGCCTCCGGCCAGGAAGCGGGTCCGATCCGGGCCGCCACCGGTGCCGGCTTCTCCATCGTCTGCCCCGGCATCCGCCCCGGTGGTCCGGTGGGCGATGACCAGAAGCGTACCGTCGGCGTGGCGCAGGCCTTCGCCGATGGCGCCGATGCGATCGTCGTCGGCCGGCCGATCCGCCTGGCCGCCGATCCGCAGGCGGCTGCACGGGCGATCCAGCAGGAAATCGCGTCGGCTCTGGCCGCGCGCTGA
- a CDS encoding 5'-nucleotidase, lipoprotein e(P4) family: MRRPASLSLCLLATAAIGLSACKRVDPPADAAAPAAPAAAPAQAEGALDATANDNLNAVLWMQRAQEYKAITEQTYRAAADRLDAALKEANWDALVPEERGNAAKGLKPAVVLDVDETVLDNSPYQARLVRDGKEYDEVTWAQWVAEKKAKAIPGVVDFAKAANAKGVTLLYISNRAVHLKDATLANLREQGLPVADDSVFLGLGTVVEGCEQAGSEKNCRRRLAGQKYRVLMQFGDQLGDFVEVTANTNEGRDALLQQYHDWFGERWWMLPNPTYGGFEPAQFNNDYSQSRQARHDAKRAALDYAP, translated from the coding sequence ATGCGTCGTCCTGCTTCCCTGTCCCTGTGCCTGCTCGCCACCGCGGCGATCGGCCTGTCCGCGTGCAAGCGCGTTGACCCCCCGGCTGATGCCGCTGCGCCGGCCGCGCCCGCTGCGGCACCCGCCCAGGCCGAAGGCGCGCTCGATGCCACCGCCAACGACAACCTCAATGCGGTGCTGTGGATGCAGCGCGCGCAGGAATACAAGGCGATCACCGAGCAGACCTACCGCGCCGCCGCCGACCGCCTGGATGCCGCGCTGAAGGAAGCCAACTGGGATGCACTGGTGCCGGAAGAGCGCGGCAACGCCGCCAAGGGCCTGAAGCCGGCCGTGGTGCTGGACGTGGACGAGACCGTGCTGGACAACTCGCCCTACCAGGCGCGCCTTGTCCGTGATGGCAAGGAATACGACGAAGTGACCTGGGCCCAGTGGGTGGCCGAGAAGAAGGCCAAGGCGATCCCGGGCGTGGTCGATTTCGCCAAGGCCGCCAATGCCAAGGGCGTGACCCTGCTGTACATCTCCAACCGTGCCGTGCACCTGAAGGACGCCACCCTGGCCAACCTGCGCGAGCAGGGCCTGCCGGTGGCCGATGACAGCGTGTTCCTGGGCCTGGGCACCGTGGTGGAGGGCTGCGAGCAGGCCGGCAGCGAGAAGAACTGCCGCCGCCGCCTGGCCGGCCAGAAGTACCGCGTGCTGATGCAGTTCGGTGACCAGCTGGGCGACTTCGTCGAAGTGACCGCCAACACCAACGAAGGCCGCGATGCGCTGCTGCAGCAGTACCACGACTGGTTCGGCGAGCGCTGGTGGATGCTGCCCAACCCGACCTACGGCGGCTTCGAGCCGGCGCAGTTCAACAACGACTACAGCCAGTCGCGCCAGGCCCGCCACGATGCCAAGCGCGCCGCCCTGGACTACGCACCGTGA